The following DNA comes from Candidatus Neomarinimicrobiota bacterium.
TTGATGGCAAGGTTCGGAAACTGGTTCTTCTGCACATAGTCGAGATCCAAAGTGTCTATAACACCATCACTATTGGCATCTTCAATAAGTGTATATCCATTCTGCCCTATTTGAAAAACGGGGCTGAACTGATTCTTCCACGAAGGGCTGCCGGCTGATTGGGAAACGTTAAGATTCAGGCGACCTACGCCAAAAAGCGATCCTATGGATATCTCTAAACCTCGAAAAAGCGGGAACAGGTATTCAATGGTTGCACCACTAAACCACAAGGAAATCTTTGCTTGGAGGTCGGGTGGTTTCTGAAAAATCTCTTTCTTTTCACCGGTATCATATGTGCCATTTCCGTCTGAATCAAGAAACAAGGTGATGTCAGGTTTTTCAGCAATAGAGGACGTACCAACACCGGCATATCCACCGATGCGAATCCGTTCAGTTATATTTGAAAAGCCTTCCCCACCATTAATCATGAAAGGGTTGGCAAATTTTGTCAAGTCAAACCCAAAACCAGTTGTATCATCAACAGAATCCAACATTTCAAAGCTTTCCAATTGACCTATATTCTGGAACAGAAACATCTGACTGAAGCCGACCCCACCGCCGTAGAATGATTCAGGCGGATAGATGTCTTCCTGAGCCGTCAGAACGACTGGCACAACCAGAACAAACAAATATAGAACAACCTTCCTTATCGCAACTATAGCCATCCCTACCTCCGGATTAATTGGCAACCGCCAATTTAATTCCTGCCTCTTCACACTGCCAAGAATTATCCCTTATCAAAACCGTAACAGTTTTTACTGCCCGGACAGCTCTTTCCTTTAGTTCATCAACAACTATTTTTCTTGGTTTTCCAAAGACCTCCAAATATATTCATCTGAGTTCGGGAGAGAGGTAAGGGACTCCACTATCATAAGTTTTGTTCAACAAAGGGGTTGAGTTGAGTCTCTCCTCTGTTCGTTTTGAGCAATTGATGACTGACAGAATCAGCAATCTCATGTCAACTGTCCGTGCTGTTGCGTCGCTTCTATGCGTCATATCCTTTCTCCCGGCAAGCGACGCCGGGGTTGTCATAACGCTAAGCGCTACCTACGACTTCGACGGCGACGGGTTCAGTGAATTCCTCAGCCTTGAAAGGGGGGATTCTTCAGACCGCTTCGCATCTTCAGCTGCTTACTACGAAATCGATGAGATGGGGTCACATATTGAGCTTTGGCGCTTCACTTCAGTCTCTCGCATCATGGATGCTGATGTCTCTGACTTGGACGGAGACGGAAATCCTGAAATTATCGTTACCACCAGAGCAGGAGTGCTCGGGGCAAAAAAGGGGGGGAGCGCATGGCTTCACATTTTCAGATGGAGCAGTGTCGACTTTTCTCCAAACCCAAAGGTCGCTTGGAGCGGTAGCGAAAATATGGACATTCATCGTCCTTCGAATATCTCCGTTATCGATCTTAATAATGACGGCAGAGATGAGGTTGCGGTGGCGTTAAACAGCCCAGAACGGAGAATCATCCTTCTATCGCTGGACAGTGTCGGGGGAACAAGCAAATTCGCAGCCCCCAAACTGCTTACTTCAGGGACCCTTTCATCAGGATTCGGTCAGATTTATGTCTCAACAGTAGATCACAACGGTGACGGATTCTCCGATCTTATGGCTATCAGCCAAGAGTCTTCTTCAATGAAGGTTCAAATCTTTGAGAATGAGGGCGGTGATCTGGCAGAAGGGCCGTCATTTGAGGAAGACCTTGGAGCGACGACTGTTAGCCAACCCGGCCTGTTTGGCGGCGGTATTACGGCCCTAGATATTGATCAGGACAGCAGTGAAGAAGTTCTTCTTCCTTTACGCTCGGGAGAGACTCTAACATTAGCCGTGCGTGAAGGGGAGCTGGCCATTAGCACCATAGAACCGGAGACAGCTGCCCTCTTCAGGTTTGACGAATCAGAGCTTTCTCCTGAAGCTATCAACGATATCTTGCTTGAGAGGGCCGAGCGGGGTGTCCACGGAATGAAGATTAAAGAACTGAGACTCGAGGCAAAAGATACTTCTTCCGGTACAACACCGGAGGAAGTTTCCCCTACCTCACCGGGGGAAAAAGTGCAGAAGGTTCAACTGACTTCTGTTGATGCGGCAGACACTCAGGCGGGAAATCAACAGGAAGCAGCTGATGAAGCACCCTCAGATGAGTTCGTTTCTCCGGGTCAGCGTATGCAACAGGTACAACTAACGGCTATGAAAACAGTCCCGGGATCGACCACGGAAGAAGGCGGTGCTTCATCAGAATCTGCATCCGCTGAACCGGATAGAGAGTCTCCGCTCGTTGAGGAGGAGATCATTAACGAAACAGCAACAGGGCCGGCAAGAGTTAAAAAAGTGGCGCTAACATCTGTGGATAAGACGGAGGTCAGTGGCGAAGAGGTCGTTGCGGCTGAAACAGAAGCGGTGGAAACTGTTCCAGAAGATGTGAACGAGGAGACAGCAGGTATTCGCTCCCGCGGTCGCGTGAAGAAACTGGAGCTGACTTCTGTTGCCCCATCAGATGTGGCTGAGACAACAGTGATCGATGTACCTCCCGGCGTTACAATATCAGATACGTTGTTTGTCGGTCAACTATTTACTCACTCTCTCGAAACGGGCGGCAGAACCATGCAAGCTTTCAAGCCAGAGGAGCTTCCTCCAGGGGCTACATTTGATGACAAAAACCGTGCTGTGGTCTGGACGCCTGGCATAGGTGATATTGGTCTCCACCGTATCGCGTACCAGGTCGAATATGCTGTGCAGGGACAACGTCCTAACATTGAAGAACAGAGAGGAACAGGGGTTCAGGTTGTTACTCAGAGTAAGGGTGATAGTGTGGAACTTTTCTTTATCGTTTTGAATCCGAGATAATTAATGTCCGTATACAGACACCTGTCTCGACAGATCAGATTTCTCTTTTTGCTCTTTTTTATAGCGTTCACTTCGGCTCAAAATCTTAAAATTGATCACATGAATGGGGTCTACGACCTCGACAATGATGATCTGGTGGAGTTCCTTACTGTTGAGGGCGGGCAGGGAGCCGGAGGACTCGTCGTCCGTGTCGGCTATTATGAGATTGATGAACTCGGCTTTCCTCAACTTCTGTGGAGTCTGGACGCACCGCAGGACATTGACGGTTCCATCGTAAACGGTGTATTGGCAGATCTTGACGGCAGTGGAATTCCGGCAATAGTTGTCGCCGCCAATGTTCGTAGTGAACAGGACCCTGAAATCCTGCTGGCGACACTTTACCTTTTCGACAGGGTCGAAGGTGAATTCTCAGAACAACCTTCACTAACGCTCTCGCTGGCTGACGCCCAAAACCTTTTTAACATTAACAACATTGATGTAATCGACACGGAGGGTGATGGGAAGGAAGAACTCGCCCTCGGACTGTGGGGGCCTGAAGCGACCGTCACGGTTTTGCGCCTGGGAGAGACTGAAGGCGATCGTCAGTTTCAGGAGCTTTCGTCGTTTGCTCTTCCAGATTTTTCCACCAGCTCAGGAGCCCTCCACGTGGCCGGCCTTGACTACGACCGAGACGGCCAGTCGGATCTCTTTGCCTTCAGCCCTGAACGTAACATTTTGCGGATTCAGTCTTTCGTCAACCGTGGCGGACAGTTGGCACCCGGCCCAAGTCTGCTTCATCGGGTGCCGGGCATGTCCGATCCTATTGCACGAGCCCTACTTAAACTCGATTGGAATAACGACAGCTTCGACGATCTACTGGTCCCCTTCCACTCCGGCCATGTGGTGTCGCTCTCCATCATACAGCAGAAGATTGAGGTAAGCGAACTGGGGATCGACGCTGGTCCGTTATCAGATCTGAAGCGGGCCGATTTCAATCACGATAACTTGCCAGACCTGCTTTTGGTCAGCGGTCAACAGGGAGTCGTAACCTTGGCCTACGGTGGTACCGGGGAAGGGCCTCCCCTGCAGGAATTCTTCTCCATCGCGGCAACGGATGAGGAGGGTGGAGCACAGATATTTTCGGTCATCCCCGAGATTGTGGACGATATCTATCTCGGCACTGTCATTGCGGGCGGCTGGACCGGTGAAGTGAGTGAAATCTTCTACTTCGAACTCGGCTCTGTTCCCGAATATCCGGAAGAAATCCTCATCGACACCTACATTCCGCAAGCTCAGGTGGAGACGCCCATCGAAGAGCCCCCAATAATTCCGCCCGCCGAAGGACGACCACTGCCGCTGGGCGTATTGCCCACCTATGTACTGCCGGTGAATCAGACATTTGCCTACACCATTCCGGAAGACCCTGATCGTGAATTCTTCAGCTTCCGCTGGACCACGCCTCCGCCAAGAGGCATGTACTTCCACTACGAAACACGCTCCATCGAATGGGTGCCCGACGAATCCCAGCTGGGAGCCTATGAGCTCTCCTTCCTCCTAAAGATGAAGATAGGGGAAACCATAGATATTATCACCACTGATGAGAACGGCGTAGTTACCTACCAGGTTGTCCCCGAGCTTGCTACTATCGAATCGCGCTTCTGGATCTATGTAAACGATCCGCCTCAGATTACCTCCTTTCCCGAGGGGACGGAATTCGTTGCCGGCAACCTTTTCTCTTATCAGGTGATTGCCGTTGACCACAATGAAGACACTCATTTGAGATATACTCTGGAAAAGAATCCTGAGGGGATGTTTGTCAGTCAGGACGGCCTTGTCACATGGCAGACGGACCTCTCTCACATTAACATCTATGATGTCCGGGTCGTTGTCTCGGACGGCTTTGACCGCGACGTGCAGAACTTCAAGCTCTACTCCCGCGGGCAGGTTGTCATCACCTCCGCACCTATTGTGGAGGCAACGGTGGCGGAAGAGTACCGCTATCAGCTTGAGGTGCGCATGCCGGAGGACAAGAAAGAAGAACTTCTATTTGCGCTACAACGCTCGCCCTACGGTATGATGGTGGACAATACAGGGCTCATCTCGTGGACACCCCAGAGCACACAGATTGATACGCAGCGATTTGTCATCTCCGCCAACCACGGCATTGCGGCTGACACGCAGGCGGTTGCCATTTTCGTTAACCATCCGCCTGTGATCTCTTCAATCCCCGATCCCATGACAAAGATTGCCCTGGGTGACACCTTCAATTTTCAGTTAGGAGTGGATGATCCTAATGAATTCGACGTCTTGCGCTACGAACCGCTCTCTCTGCCTGAAGGGATGAGAGTTGATCCTTCTACCGGCAGAATCCTGTGGGTTCCCACAGAGGAGAACCTTGACTTCTCTACGGCAGAGATTGAAATATCCGACGGGCGTGAACTGATTGTCAAGTCGTTCGATTTCTTTGTCAACGCCGATATCAATATCATTTCAGAGCCTGTAACACTCGGTTCCGTAGGTGAAGCTTACACATATCAGATTGCCACCAAAGATCTCAACGACGGCTCGCTCATGACCTACTCTCACGTTACGCCTGTCTATGACGTAGAAAAAGCGCGCGTCTATGCCATAGAGATCGGAGATGATGTCTTTCGCGAAAACATCGATCGTTACGTCGGTGAATTCAAGATGAAGAAATCGATCCTCATCGATGTGGACGAAGAGACGGGCGACGGCGCAGAGGAAGCAGAAGAAGAAACGGTGGCCAGAATCAACCTTAAACGCTACATCCAGGATGTCTTCTACGAAGATGAACGGCTGGTGATCGTTATCAAGAAAGTCGGAGGCCGGACAGTGAAGATCAAGGATGCGCTGTGGCACTTCTTTGAGGGCAGCAAAGGAAAGCCTCCCAAGGTGCTGGTGGAGAGGATCCCCTTCATTCGCTACACATTACTCGATTTCCCTGACGGTATGTTTGTGGACGAACACACCGGTATTATATCCTGGACGCCAACATTGAAACAGTACGATTCTCATGTGGTCACTTATATGGTCTCTGACGGCTATACCAAGGATGAACAGAGTTTTGATCTTTACATCAACCATCCTCCCACCATCATTTCTACAGCACCGAAGACCGCCCGGGTGGATGAGCTTTACAAATACAAGGTGGTGGTGGAAGACAAGAACTCCGACAGGGAGCTTTCCTACCAACTGGCGAAAGCACCCAAGGGAATGCAGCTCGGTCGCGACGGCCGCATCACGTGGATACCGACCCCTTCGCAAATCAACAGTCGCCTGTTTGCAGTTGAGGTGTCAGACGGTTATACTGTTGACCGTCAGGAGACGAAACTGTTTGTCAACATTTCTCCCCATGTTCTCTCGCAGCCTAAGCCGGTGGCTCTCACCAATTTTGAATATCGCTACCGCATGGTAGTGGAAGACCTGAACGGCGACATGGTAAAGCTGAGGCCGGTGAAAATTCCCAAGTACGCCCGCTTCGACCCGGAGACTGGGATGCTGCGCTGGAAGCCGCGCATGGCCCAGCGGGGGGTGAACGATATCGTTCTGGCGGCAATCGATGAGCGGGGTACCACCACCAGCCACGAATTCCAGATCCACGTCTTTGAGGATCCATCATCGCAGCAGTTTGTCTCCACGAGCTGGCCGCTCCTCTTAGCGTTTGTGGGAGCCATGTTTACCATGGGTGCCTTGCAGGCTCAGTAGTGTTTTCCGAACCTGTCAGGTCAGTAGGTTTACCAGAGCCGCCCTAACATCTCCACCAGCGCCCTCTCCCCCTCCGTTGACGGAACAAAATTGATCCGGAGCGAATAGACACTATCCTCTTCCGTCAAGAAGTGTTCTGTCTTAAAACTGTCCTTTTCAGTGGTAATGATCATCTCAGCTCCGAGGGCCGCAGCGTCTTCAACGATCCCCCCCAGTTCCACTTTTATGTAATGATGGTGGTCCTCAAATACCCTGAAGCCGACAATGTCAGCGCCGGCCTTTTGTAGCAGTGAGCGAAAAGATTCCGGGTCGCCTATGCCGCAGAAGAGATACGCCTTTCTTCCTTTGATCTGCGTTAAGGGCACACTGTTTCCGGCTGAATCACGCAAGAAGGCAGCCGCCATTTTACTTCTGAACACGGGTACCTTCGCCTGCGACACCTTGCTTCTGACTTCAGGATGGGGCGAGCGGCGGGATGATTCAGACGACAGATTCACCTTGGTCCAGAAGACAATATTAGCCCGGCGCAGGTGAAACCACGGCTCTCTCAGTTTGCCGTAGGGGAGCAGCTTGTAATCCGCCGGTGTGTCTTGGCTGTTTAACAGCACAATGTCAAGATCCCGCTCAAGCTGCCGGTGCTGGAAGGCGTCATCCAAGAGGATCACACTAGGATTGAATCGCTGCACGGCGTGTAGGCCGCCGCGGTAGCGTACCTCATCCACTACCACAGGAACGCTCGTAACGCGCTTTGCCATGAGGTACGGCTCATCCCCGGCTTCTTCCCATGTAGTCAACATCTGATCTCCATCTGACACAACAAGCGTTCCTGTAGTCTTTCTCTTATAGCCGCGGCTAATGATTGTCACCTTCTTCCCCATGGCTTCTAGTTTCAGCGCCAGATATATTACCATCGGTGTTTTCCCCGTGCCCCCAACGGAGAGATTCCCTACGCTGATTACCGGGATGGGAAGTCGGTTCGTCAGGAAGAATCCGACGGCATAGAAGATGTTACGCCAGAACTGGACTCCCCAGTAGAACAGTGCCAACGGAAAAAGAAGATATCTACTTCTTCCGCTCAACTGCTTCATCGGCCTGACGCTCCACTCGATCAAGTTCTTGCTCCAACATTTCGCGGTAGACAGTTATATCGCCATCTCTATTCACAACGATAGGACTTCCATAAACATTACACACCTTCCCAAATGGCTTCGGCACAACAAATGTCTCCCAGTTAACAGCTTCCCATTTTCGGCTACACTGGCCGGAAGCCGGCAACAGAACGGCACCAGTTGCCATGGCTATTCTTATAGCACCGTCCTTCGCTCTTCTGGTCGGTCCCTTAGGACCATCAGGTGTTATAAACATCAGCGGCTTTTCACGCCTTATCATTTTCACCATCTTTCTAAAGGCCGAACTCCCTCTCTCTGAACTCGATCCTCTGATCATTTTCCAACCCATCTTTTCTCCTATCCGGGTGATGATCTCCGCATCTTCATGCAGACCGGCCAATCCCACCGGGTTCCTCTTCTTTAGATCATAGAAAGGAAATAGCAACCGCCCGTGCCAACAACAGACTATCACTGCCTTTTCTTTCCTTAAGAGAACGTCAAGCACATCACAATTAACGCTGACTCTCTTGCTCAGTCCGAAAACGAGATTCAAGAAATGTTTGCCAAAAACTACCCCGGCAATAAAATTCAGTCTCTTTTTCATCGCTTCTAAGTTTCAGTCCCACATCTGGTCTACGATGACACTGGCTCCTCTGCCCAGTGCGCCCGGGCGGCCCATCTCTCGCCGAACCTCTCTTAGCTCTTCTTTTATCGTCTCTTGTTTTTCTGCTGAATCTAAGAGTTTAGTTAGATGATGTGATATTCTTTCTGCCGTTGCGTCGCCCTGAAGCAGTTCGGGGAAGACTTCTCTTCCCGCAATGAGATTCGGCATAGCCACATAAGATGTGTTGGCGACTTTGCGGCTGATCGCCCAACTTAGCGGCGATAGCCTGTAGATTACTACCGACGGGATGCCGTACAGCGCTGCTTCAACTGTGGCGGTCCCTGACGCGATAAGGGCAAGATCGGCGTAAACCAGCGAAAGAATAGGCTCTTCATCCTCGACCACGATACCATCCAGCGGCGGGGTCTCTATTGACACAATCTCACTTTTAGCAATAACAGCTTTCACTTCAGGACGTTGTTCACGTATCTGTGCAACAGCCTGAACCATCGCCGGCATATGGCGATCTACTTCCTGCTGTCTGCTTCCCGGCATGAGGCAGATAATGGCTTCATCCTCGTCAATACCGTGCCGTGTCGCAAACTCCTCTCTCGAACATCTTGGGGGCTTGCTGTCCATGAGCGGATGCCCGATGAAAATGGCGTTCACGCCTCGCTCCTTGTACCACGCTTCTTCAAAGGGGAAAATACATATCATCTGATCCACACACCGCCGAATGATTTCCACCCGCTTCTCGCGCCAGGCCCACAGCTGGGGCGAAATGAAGTATGTAATCGGTACTCCCAATATGCAAAGTGACTTTGCCAGTCTCAAATTGAAACCGGGATAGTCTACAAGTATTGCCCGGGCGGGTTTTCTGGCCTCAACTTCCTCCAACAATCTGTTATAAACCCGGCGAAGATGGCCGTAGCGGCTTATAACCTCTGTAAAGCCCATGACGGCCATGGTATCGATATGTTCAAGTAGCGCTACACCTTCCCTGACCAGCCCGTTACCGCCAATACCAAAAAATGACAGCTCGGGGTCAAGACGATTTATTTCCCGTACCAGTCCGGAGGCGTGTTCGTCCCCAGATGTTTCACCGGCTACGATAACTATTTCTTTGCTCATGACTGAAACTATTTTTCCCAGCCCACTAATTCATGAGATAGATTCGCGCCACAAGAAAGACCAAAAAGACAGCGAGCGTCTGCAACGTCCGCCGTTCGGTTCTGACTGTCTGTTTCCATGTCAGAGGCGTTGTCTTTGTTCGGCCGGCCCACGGCGTTACTCTTGGGAACAGCCTCGGTACCGCTTTGGCGTAGTCTTCATATTGTCTTCCGAACAGACCGCGAAGTGTCTCTTCCTCAATATTAATGATAAAACCATACTGCAATGAGAAGAATACCACAGTGACAAGAAGCAGTAATCCCATATTCTCAGCTCCGCTGGCAACAGCGACTCCAGCGTAGATGATGATGTTTCCGAGGTACAATGGATTGCGCTGATGCGCAAAGGGTCCCGCTGTGCATAGTACTTTGGCCCCTACCTTTCTGGTTCGCGTGGCGCCGCCAGCATAACGGACACCGCTCATCCGTATCATCTCTCCAAGGACAATCACTGCAAGGCCAGTTAGAAACAAGCGTTCATCGTGCCGGGCAAAGAAGAGAATCGCCAGAGCCAGTGGAATTGGTGTATAACTGCGGTTACGGAACAGGAATTGGCGCAGGTCCATGGGAAAAGTGTGGGATCGGCTTAGGCGAGTCTAATGAATATCCTGTTCTATCTTTTCCTGGATCTCCAGAGCAATCCTCAGCGCTTCCCGGGCCTCTTCCCCAGAGACAATGGGGGATTGTTCCCTGGCAAGAGACACTACGAAATTTTCCAGCTCCAACTTCAGGGCGTCAATCTTTTCAACTTGCGGTTTCTCATAAACAATCTGACGCTCTCTGTTCTTGCCTTTCAAAGGTGCTGTGAATACTGCATTAGGATCCCTCACCCCGGCCTCCAGCACGCGGTACACTTCTGTCAGCCCAAGAAAAAAATCGATGGTGACATACATGTCCTGCTGGAACAGCCGCAGCTTGCGCACGAAATCCTTAGCGATTCTGCTGGAAGTAATATTGGCCACACATCCGTTCTCAAAGCGTAGCCGGGCGTTAGCAATATCCACCGAACTTGTCATGATGGAGACGCCCGAGGCGCCTATAGACTCAACGGGAGAATCTACAAGAGAGAGGATTACATCCAGATCGTGAATCATGAGATCTAAGACAACTGGGACTTCCGTGCCGCGTACATTATACGGTGCCAGACGATGCGTCTCAATATACTTCGGCTTCAGCGCCAGCTCCTCAATTGCGAGAATTGCCGGATTTAGCCTCTCAACATGTCCCACCTGAATCACAGCGTTTTTCTCTTCGCCGAGCTTGATCAGTTTATTGGCTTCCGCCAGCGTCTTGCACATCGGTTTTTCGATAAACACGCTCTTACCGGACTCCATGCACTCCTTTGCCACCGCAAAGTGGTCTGTGGTCGGAACTACAATAGACAGTGCGTCACAGACGTCTATGAGTGCTGCCAGCGAGGTGTGGGCTTTGGCTCCGAACAGTTCTTCTATCTGATGGGAGCGCTCGGGGTCAATGTCATAGAATCCGGCACAATCCACCGCTGGAAGGTCTAGCAGGTGCTTAAGGTGCCTGCTTCCTAAATGACCCACTCCCACTACGCCGACGCTTACCGTTTTCATCTCCCCTTTCCTTGGCTGGTTCGCTCTCACAGAGGCGAATATATCGCCTTCATTCCATTTATGGAACAGGTATGTCAGTCTGCGGCTTTTCCTGGACAGTTGAACTTTGGGCTTGCATTTCATGGGGAGAATGGGGATATTCTCCTGACTTGGGCGTATTTAAGCGGGCGTCCAAGGTCTTGCTAGCTCAACCATTTGATGGTTAACCGAGGAAGGGGTAAATGATAAACCAGGAAATAAAGGCCGTTTTCGGCTATCTGTTACTTTTGGCGTCCGTCATCGGATTCTCAATTGCCTTTGCTGCAACCAATTACCACGGTGCCGTTCTCACCATTGTCGGTGGACTGTTGTTTTGGATGATCTACCTGAATGTTGCAAGCGTAGAGATTCACCGGCCTACAGGTGCGATCCTGATCATTTTCGGCATCTTGCTGGCGACAGCCATCTTTATGGCCTTTGGAATTGAACAGGATATCTGGGGGGGATACAGCGTCAAATCAGACGGGGCCATCCTTTCCCTGTTGATTCTCTTCTTCGGTGTAATGCCAGGCCTGATCTTCTTCTACTTCCAGAGGAAACCTGTTGTTACTGAACCCCTTATCCCTCAAGCTGCTGCGCCGAGAGCAACCGCCCCAGAAGCAACTTCCCCCGTGGAGGCTCCCGTACTGGAGACTGCTGAAGAGCCTGCCTACCAGAATTGGGAAGACTATCAATATCTTTACGATCCGGAGATGGCCGAAGCCTAC
Coding sequences within:
- the lpxK gene encoding tetraacyldisaccharide 4'-kinase; the encoded protein is MKQLSGRSRYLLFPLALFYWGVQFWRNIFYAVGFFLTNRLPIPVISVGNLSVGGTGKTPMVIYLALKLEAMGKKVTIISRGYKRKTTGTLVVSDGDQMLTTWEEAGDEPYLMAKRVTSVPVVVDEVRYRGGLHAVQRFNPSVILLDDAFQHRQLERDLDIVLLNSQDTPADYKLLPYGKLREPWFHLRRANIVFWTKVNLSSESSRRSPHPEVRSKVSQAKVPVFRSKMAAAFLRDSAGNSVPLTQIKGRKAYLFCGIGDPESFRSLLQKAGADIVGFRVFEDHHHYIKVELGGIVEDAAALGAEMIITTEKDSFKTEHFLTEEDSVYSLRINFVPSTEGERALVEMLGRLW
- a CDS encoding DUF374 domain-containing protein, yielding MKKRLNFIAGVVFGKHFLNLVFGLSKRVSVNCDVLDVLLRKEKAVIVCCWHGRLLFPFYDLKKRNPVGLAGLHEDAEIITRIGEKMGWKMIRGSSSERGSSAFRKMVKMIRREKPLMFITPDGPKGPTRRAKDGAIRIAMATGAVLLPASGQCSRKWEAVNWETFVVPKPFGKVCNVYGSPIVVNRDGDITVYREMLEQELDRVERQADEAVERKK
- a CDS encoding Gfo/Idh/MocA family oxidoreductase; the protein is MKTVSVGVVGVGHLGSRHLKHLLDLPAVDCAGFYDIDPERSHQIEELFGAKAHTSLAALIDVCDALSIVVPTTDHFAVAKECMESGKSVFIEKPMCKTLAEANKLIKLGEEKNAVIQVGHVERLNPAILAIEELALKPKYIETHRLAPYNVRGTEVPVVLDLMIHDLDVILSLVDSPVESIGASGVSIMTSSVDIANARLRFENGCVANITSSRIAKDFVRKLRLFQQDMYVTIDFFLGLTEVYRVLEAGVRDPNAVFTAPLKGKNRERQIVYEKPQVEKIDALKLELENFVVSLAREQSPIVSGEEAREALRIALEIQEKIEQDIH
- a CDS encoding isoprenylcysteine carboxylmethyltransferase family protein, which translates into the protein MDLRQFLFRNRSYTPIPLALAILFFARHDERLFLTGLAVIVLGEMIRMSGVRYAGGATRTRKVGAKVLCTAGPFAHQRNPLYLGNIIIYAGVAVASGAENMGLLLLVTVVFFSLQYGFIINIEEETLRGLFGRQYEDYAKAVPRLFPRVTPWAGRTKTTPLTWKQTVRTERRTLQTLAVFLVFLVARIYLMN
- the lpxB gene encoding lipid-A-disaccharide synthase; this translates as MSKEIVIVAGETSGDEHASGLVREINRLDPELSFFGIGGNGLVREGVALLEHIDTMAVMGFTEVISRYGHLRRVYNRLLEEVEARKPARAILVDYPGFNLRLAKSLCILGVPITYFISPQLWAWREKRVEIIRRCVDQMICIFPFEEAWYKERGVNAIFIGHPLMDSKPPRCSREEFATRHGIDEDEAIICLMPGSRQQEVDRHMPAMVQAVAQIREQRPEVKAVIAKSEIVSIETPPLDGIVVEDEEPILSLVYADLALIASGTATVEAALYGIPSVVIYRLSPLSWAISRKVANTSYVAMPNLIAGREVFPELLQGDATAERISHHLTKLLDSAEKQETIKEELREVRREMGRPGALGRGASVIVDQMWD
- a CDS encoding VCBS repeat-containing protein, with the translated sequence MTDRISNLMSTVRAVASLLCVISFLPASDAGVVITLSATYDFDGDGFSEFLSLERGDSSDRFASSAAYYEIDEMGSHIELWRFTSVSRIMDADVSDLDGDGNPEIIVTTRAGVLGAKKGGSAWLHIFRWSSVDFSPNPKVAWSGSENMDIHRPSNISVIDLNNDGRDEVAVALNSPERRIILLSLDSVGGTSKFAAPKLLTSGTLSSGFGQIYVSTVDHNGDGFSDLMAISQESSSMKVQIFENEGGDLAEGPSFEEDLGATTVSQPGLFGGGITALDIDQDSSEEVLLPLRSGETLTLAVREGELAISTIEPETAALFRFDESELSPEAINDILLERAERGVHGMKIKELRLEAKDTSSGTTPEEVSPTSPGEKVQKVQLTSVDAADTQAGNQQEAADEAPSDEFVSPGQRMQQVQLTAMKTVPGSTTEEGGASSESASAEPDRESPLVEEEIINETATGPARVKKVALTSVDKTEVSGEEVVAAETEAVETVPEDVNEETAGIRSRGRVKKLELTSVAPSDVAETTVIDVPPGVTISDTLFVGQLFTHSLETGGRTMQAFKPEELPPGATFDDKNRAVVWTPGIGDIGLHRIAYQVEYAVQGQRPNIEEQRGTGVQVVTQSKGDSVELFFIVLNPR